CCGTTACTTTTCCGGCGATCTTAAACGAACATTCGAGATATTCGGTTCGTGTCGGAGGGGAGGCGATGCAGAATGTGCACTCTCCCTCGCCAAAAACGGAATATTCGGCAAACTGACCCGCAAGGAACGAAAACTCCTCACGCATCTTTTTGCTAATGAACTTAAGTTTGAAGGTTTTTATGTCAGGAGTCTCCTGAATTATATCTATGATTTCAACGAGTTCGGGTTTGTAAATATTCATTTGATCCTCCTTTCAACCTGCATTCGAATGTGCTAAATGATCAATCTCTTCCACCAGCTCAAGTATGTCGATGGAAACAGGGCATCCGCGCGAACATCTTCCGCAGCCGGTACACAAGATTTCAGAGAATTTGTCGTTGTAGTATTTGAATTTGTGGGAGATTCTCTGTCTGTACCTCTTCTCGCGGCTGTCCCTGGGGTTGTGTCCCGAGGCATGCTTTGTGAAAAGGGAGAACTGGCACGCATCCCAGTTTTTCGCTCTTACACCCGAGCATGTTCCGCACTGCTCATCCACAATGTCGAAACAGTGGCAGGTCGGACAAACAAAAGCACACTGCCCGCAACTCAGGCAGGTTTCCCCCGCCTCGTCCCAGAATTCATGTTCGAAATGGCTGTCGAGCCACTTTTTCACATTGTCATAGTCGAACTTCTTCTCTTCGTGTCCGTTTTTGTTTTCAGCTGGAGGAATTCCCGTATAAGATTCGAAGAAACCTGAGTATTCTTCGACGAATTTGGTACCCTTCTCCGTAATTGTCTTCACGAGGAATGAATCTTCGACTGGAATCATAAAGATATCGGAACCCTTTTCCGATTCCTGTGACAAGCCG
The nucleotide sequence above comes from Ignavibacteria bacterium. Encoded proteins:
- a CDS encoding 4Fe-4S dicluster domain-containing protein, with product MKLMKIEKANLSRLIDQLKKDNHRVIGVTPDGKRFSENFDESLKFMQTDTPPTAISFKEHFFPKTEALFYYKNNNGAIDLKEPVIDERKTVVFGARPCDSASLPILSKVFNWDYADDFFNRRVENSIIIGTECNHRDDWCFCNETGLSQESEKGSDIFMIPVEDSFLVKTITEKGTKFVEEYSGFFESYTGIPPAENKNGHEEKKFDYDNVKKWLDSHFEHEFWDEAGETCLSCGQCAFVCPTCHCFDIVDEQCGTCSGVRAKNWDACQFSLFTKHASGHNPRDSREKRYRQRISHKFKYYNDKFSEILCTGCGRCSRGCPVSIDILELVEEIDHLAHSNAG